The following are encoded together in the Chlorocebus sabaeus isolate Y175 chromosome 20, mChlSab1.0.hap1, whole genome shotgun sequence genome:
- the LOC103224304 gene encoding transcription initiation factor TFIID subunit 13 isoform X2 — protein sequence MADEEEDPTFEEENEEIGGGAEGGQVRCMMYGFGDDQNPYTESVDILEDLVIEFITEMTHKAMSIGRQGRVQVEDIVFLIRKDPRKFARVKDLLTMNEELKRARKAFDEANYGS from the exons ATGGCAGATGAGGAAGAAGATCCCACC tttgaggaagaaaatgaagaaattggaGGAGGTGCAGAAGGTGGACAAG TGCGATGTATGATGTATGGCTTTGGGGATGACCAGAATCCTTATACTGAGTCAGTGGATATTCTTGAAGATCTTGTCATAGAGTTTATCACTGAAATG ACTCACAAGGCAATGTCGATTGGAAGACAAGGTCGAGTACAAGTTGAAGATATTGTCTTCTTGATTCGAAAGGACCCAAGAAAGTTTGCCAGGGTTAAAGACTTGCTTACTATGAATGAAGAATTGAAACGAGCtagaaaagcatttgatgaagCAAACTATGGATCTTGA
- the LOC103224304 gene encoding transcription initiation factor TFIID subunit 13 isoform X1 — MADEEEDPTFEEENEEIGGGAEGGQGKRKRLFSKELRCMMYGFGDDQNPYTESVDILEDLVIEFITEMTHKAMSIGRQGRVQVEDIVFLIRKDPRKFARVKDLLTMNEELKRARKAFDEANYGS; from the exons ATGGCAGATGAGGAAGAAGATCCCACC tttgaggaagaaaatgaagaaattggaGGAGGTGCAGAAGGTGGACAAGGTAAAAGAAAGAGGCTTTTTTCTAAAGAAT TGCGATGTATGATGTATGGCTTTGGGGATGACCAGAATCCTTATACTGAGTCAGTGGATATTCTTGAAGATCTTGTCATAGAGTTTATCACTGAAATG ACTCACAAGGCAATGTCGATTGGAAGACAAGGTCGAGTACAAGTTGAAGATATTGTCTTCTTGATTCGAAAGGACCCAAGAAAGTTTGCCAGGGTTAAAGACTTGCTTACTATGAATGAAGAATTGAAACGAGCtagaaaagcatttgatgaagCAAACTATGGATCTTGA
- the TMEM167B gene encoding protein kish-B, which produces MTNVYSLDGILVFGLLFVCTCAYFKKVPRLKTWLLSEKKGVWGVFYKAAVIGTRLHAAVAIACVVMAFYVLFIK; this is translated from the exons ATGACGAACG tGTACTCCTTGGATGGGATTCTGGTGTTTGGTTTGCTCTTTGTTTGCACCTGTGCCTACTTCAAGAAAGTACCTCGTCTGAAAACCTGGCTGCTATCAGAGAAGAAGGGTGTTTGGGGTGTGTTTTACAAAG CCGCTGTGATTGGAACCAGGCTGCATGCTGCTGTGGCAATTGCTTGTGTTGTAATGGCCTTTTACGTCCTGTTTATAAAATGA